A DNA window from Chitinophagaceae bacterium contains the following coding sequences:
- the hpt gene encoding hypoxanthine phosphoribosyltransferase → MSNEKLSIQVKDKEFIPYLSEETILARVKNIAVQLSEDFKDKNPVFIAVLNGSFMFAADLMKQLHINSEITFVKLASYIGTQSSGKVLTLLGLDTNVKDRHVIIIEDIIDTGFTLKKFLPVIKANEPKSISICSLLIKPESLQVDIKADYIGFEIPNRFVVGYGLDYDGYGRNLKSIYQLK, encoded by the coding sequence ATGAGTAATGAAAAACTGTCCATACAAGTAAAAGATAAAGAATTTATTCCTTACTTATCTGAAGAAACTATATTAGCAAGAGTTAAAAATATTGCAGTGCAACTTTCTGAAGACTTTAAGGATAAAAATCCGGTTTTCATTGCTGTTTTAAATGGCTCTTTTATGTTTGCCGCGGACCTGATGAAGCAGTTGCATATTAACTCTGAAATCACTTTTGTAAAATTAGCCTCATACATAGGCACACAATCCAGTGGTAAGGTTTTGACACTACTTGGTCTGGATACAAACGTAAAAGACAGGCACGTAATTATTATAGAAGATATTATAGACACAGGCTTTACTCTTAAAAAGTTTTTACCGGTTATTAAAGCAAATGAACCGAAAAGTATCTCAATTTGCAGCCTTTTGATTAAACCAGAGTCTTTACAAGTGGATATAAAAGCGGACTATATCGGTTTTGAAATTCCAAATCGTTTCGTAGTAGGTTACGGATTGGATTATGATGGTTATGGAAGAAATCTGAAATCTATTTACCAACTAAAATGA
- a CDS encoding DUF3137 domain-containing protein produces the protein MKNIQEFENFYEQDLKADLEKLEAKRKKIFSRGLRIFLSIIGLILLVLVLGYAEAIVIFGIIFIGIIAMAIATVPIFNKLKKSFKNDIVRKLIHFIDSTLQYDPARSIPKNDFINSKLFSTYPNKYKGDDLVWGKIDKTAIRFSEVFAQQKRTDSKGRTTYSTIFKGLFLIADFNKNFEGETFVMPNSSMGIFSGLSRLSQSISRPSSVKMEDVEFNKAFNVYASVRTEAFYLLTPSMMQYIKDFREQNPRRPFSISFTNASINIAISMSKDLFEPSLFSSLVNIDHIKEYYEDLYLAISVVEEFNLNTRIWTKV, from the coding sequence ATGAAAAATATTCAGGAGTTCGAAAATTTCTATGAACAGGATTTAAAAGCTGATCTGGAAAAACTGGAAGCTAAAAGAAAAAAAATATTCAGCCGGGGGTTACGCATTTTTTTAAGCATTATAGGACTTATTTTATTGGTTTTGGTTTTGGGCTATGCTGAGGCTATTGTCATTTTCGGGATTATATTTATAGGGATAATTGCAATGGCGATAGCAACCGTTCCGATATTCAATAAACTGAAAAAAAGCTTTAAAAATGATATAGTAAGAAAGCTTATTCACTTTATTGACAGCACTCTTCAATATGACCCGGCTAGAAGCATCCCTAAAAACGACTTTATTAACAGTAAACTTTTTAGCACCTATCCGAATAAATATAAGGGAGATGATTTAGTCTGGGGCAAAATAGACAAAACGGCAATTCGGTTCTCGGAAGTGTTTGCTCAGCAAAAACGAACTGACAGTAAGGGTCGCACTACTTATTCCACTATTTTTAAAGGCTTGTTTTTAATTGCGGATTTTAATAAAAATTTTGAGGGAGAAACTTTTGTTATGCCCAATAGCTCAATGGGTATTTTTTCGGGACTGAGTCGATTATCACAATCTATTTCCAGACCATCTTCGGTAAAAATGGAGGATGTTGAGTTCAATAAAGCTTTTAATGTATATGCTTCCGTAAGAACAGAAGCTTTCTACCTGCTAACTCCTTCCATGATGCAGTATATTAAAGACTTTCGGGAACAAAATCCCAGGAGGCCTTTTAGCATTTCTTTTACAAATGCAAGTATTAATATCGCCATCAGCATGAGCAAAGATTTGTTTGAACCATCCCTTTTCAGCTCACTGGTTAACATTGACCATATCAAGGAATATTATGAGGATTTATATCTGGCAATATCTGTTGTAGAGGAGTTTAATCTGAATACCCGGATATGGACAAAAGTCTAA
- a CDS encoding gliding motility-associated C-terminal domain-containing protein, translating to MKKLYFLLITCVFYIFISGIITENVYAQDNNFVKLPNAFSPNGDNINDVWVWEAEQIEMFQIHIYDRWGKLIFRSSDIDQGWDGNDMSGNPVALDTYIYYIEGRKAGHGNFLQKGSVLLLR from the coding sequence ATGAAAAAATTATATTTTTTACTGATAACCTGTGTATTCTACATATTTATTTCTGGAATTATTACAGAGAACGTTTATGCTCAGGATAATAATTTTGTGAAATTACCAAATGCTTTTTCTCCAAATGGGGATAATATCAATGATGTTTGGGTTTGGGAGGCTGAACAAATTGAAATGTTTCAAATCCATATTTATGACCGATGGGGGAAACTTATATTCCGTTCTTCTGATATAGATCAGGGTTGGGATGGCAATGATATGAGCGGAAATCCCGTGGCACTTGACACATATATTTATTACATAGAAGGTAGAAAAGCCGGCCATGGAAATTTCTTACAAAAAGGTTCTGTACTTCTTTTACGTTAA
- a CDS encoding DNA alkylation repair protein gives MHYYANTLAAFYEKHRHPIQAESMSKYMRNHFDFFGIRHPDRRKLDRAFIKQHGLPELDDTEQVIESLFELPQRECHYFAMEIMKKMEKNWTENSLRSIEFMITNRSWWDTVDYLSSNLSGSFFKKFPALITEKTGNWNKSNNIWLQRSSILFQLKYKESTNTELLEKYILRHQHSKEFFIRKAIGWVLREYAKTNPTWVVQFCEKVELSNLSRKEALKHLKS, from the coding sequence ATGCACTACTATGCAAATACATTAGCAGCCTTTTATGAAAAACACCGGCATCCTATTCAGGCAGAAAGTATGTCTAAATACATGAGAAACCATTTTGATTTTTTTGGAATCAGACACCCCGATAGAAGAAAGCTTGACAGAGCTTTTATCAAACAACACGGACTTCCTGAATTAGATGACACAGAACAGGTTATCGAATCACTATTCGAATTGCCCCAGCGTGAATGTCACTATTTTGCTATGGAAATTATGAAAAAAATGGAAAAGAATTGGACTGAAAACAGTTTAAGATCTATAGAGTTTATGATTACAAACCGCTCATGGTGGGACACTGTTGATTACCTGAGTAGCAATTTAAGCGGATCTTTTTTTAAAAAATTTCCTGCACTGATAACAGAAAAAACCGGAAATTGGAATAAAAGTAATAACATCTGGTTGCAAAGAAGCAGCATACTTTTTCAACTAAAGTATAAGGAATCCACAAACACTGAGCTGCTTGAAAAATATATTTTGAGGCATCAGCATTCCAAAGAGTTTTTTATTCGAAAAGCAATTGGTTGGGTTTTAAGAGAATATGCCAAAACAAACCCTACATGGGTTGTTCAATTTTGTGAAAAAGTTGAACTTAGTAACTTAAGTCGAAAAGAAGCCTTAAAACATTTAAAAAGTTAA
- a CDS encoding iron-sulfur cluster assembly accessory protein codes for MLFVSEKAKTKIEEIKKKEKMGSEHFVRVEVVSGGCSGFSYDMKFDNNLKADDQVFENNGIKLVTDLKSFLYICNTTLDFSDGIEGKGFYFNNPNASRSCACGESFAV; via the coding sequence ATGCTATTTGTATCAGAAAAAGCGAAAACTAAAATAGAAGAGATTAAGAAAAAAGAGAAAATGGGATCCGAACATTTTGTTAGAGTCGAAGTGGTTAGTGGTGGATGCAGTGGTTTTTCTTACGATATGAAGTTCGATAATAATTTAAAGGCAGACGATCAGGTCTTCGAAAATAATGGCATTAAATTAGTTACAGACTTGAAAAGCTTCTTATATATATGTAACACCACACTGGACTTTTCTGATGGAATTGAAGGAAAAGGTTTTTACTTCAATAATCCGAACGCTTCCCGCTCATGTGCCTGTGGTGAAAGTTTCGCTGTTTAA
- a CDS encoding OmpA family protein — translation MCFFDCKKIYFGVFLFFFVLQHIVHADEKPEESIYGIENLGQNINSQYDELAPVISPDGRTLYFVRSNHPDSKFSPDGSPDPEQWSQDIWVSRMDENGEWSKAERKDAPFNKARYNSVISVTPDGNTLLINGAYERGNYTGRGFSFVRKTSSGWSEPKQVFIRNFQRMNRGIFQGAFLSNDNRVLLIDFSERRNGVKNNLYVSFLESEEGIWSEPIALGGKVNTNYNETAPFLASDGVTLYFASDRPEGLGSSDIYRTRRLDDTWQKWSEPVNLGPPINTPEWDGYYSIDAKGEYAYMVSYQDSYGGGDIVRVKLTKEHQPDPVVVFSGRVINAKTGEPLEARISYETLPEGTESGIASSSPGSGRFQIVLPYGKNYGILAEVPGFLSVSDNLDLTEVDSYRELERDLMMVPIEVGQIVRLNNIFFDFAKASLRSESFPELNRIIRFLSENPKVIIKISGHTDNVGSDSFNLKLSEDRAAAVKNYLRENGIPLGRIESKGYGKNKPVATNDTEEGRQMNRRVEFTILNK, via the coding sequence ATGTGTTTTTTTGATTGTAAAAAAATATATTTCGGGGTTTTTCTTTTCTTTTTTGTTTTACAGCATATAGTTCATGCTGATGAAAAGCCGGAAGAGTCAATATATGGAATCGAGAATCTGGGACAAAACATTAACTCTCAATATGATGAGTTGGCTCCTGTCATTTCCCCCGATGGAAGAACTTTATATTTTGTTCGTTCAAACCATCCCGATAGTAAATTTAGTCCGGATGGAAGCCCGGATCCCGAACAGTGGAGTCAGGATATTTGGGTAAGCCGAATGGATGAAAATGGGGAATGGTCAAAAGCTGAGAGAAAAGATGCTCCTTTTAACAAAGCGCGTTATAATAGTGTAATCAGCGTTACCCCGGATGGAAATACTTTATTGATTAACGGTGCTTATGAAAGAGGAAATTATACCGGAAGAGGTTTTTCTTTTGTTAGAAAAACTAGTAGTGGCTGGTCAGAGCCTAAACAGGTTTTTATAAGAAACTTCCAAAGAATGAACCGGGGGATTTTTCAAGGTGCTTTTTTAAGTAATGACAACAGAGTATTGCTCATAGACTTCAGCGAAAGAAGAAATGGCGTAAAAAACAATCTGTACGTAAGTTTTTTAGAATCGGAAGAAGGAATTTGGTCTGAACCCATAGCTTTAGGGGGTAAAGTGAACACAAACTATAATGAAACTGCTCCTTTTTTAGCTTCTGATGGCGTTACACTTTATTTTGCCAGTGACAGACCTGAAGGTTTAGGCTCGAGTGATATCTACAGAACCCGCAGATTAGACGATACCTGGCAAAAGTGGTCTGAACCTGTGAATTTAGGTCCGCCGATTAACACTCCTGAATGGGATGGATACTATTCAATAGATGCAAAAGGTGAATATGCTTATATGGTTTCTTATCAGGATTCTTATGGCGGAGGTGATATAGTGCGTGTGAAGCTGACTAAGGAACATCAGCCGGATCCGGTAGTTGTTTTTTCGGGCAGGGTAATAAACGCCAAAACCGGAGAACCATTAGAGGCAAGAATTTCATATGAAACTTTACCGGAAGGTACAGAAAGCGGTATAGCGAGCAGCAGCCCGGGAAGCGGTCGATTTCAAATAGTACTTCCATATGGTAAAAATTATGGTATACTGGCAGAAGTGCCGGGCTTTTTATCTGTATCAGATAACTTAGATTTGACAGAAGTGGACTCTTACCGTGAATTAGAAAGAGATTTGATGATGGTGCCTATAGAAGTTGGACAAATCGTTAGACTAAATAACATCTTTTTTGATTTTGCAAAAGCATCACTCAGAAGTGAATCTTTTCCTGAGCTAAATAGAATTATCCGGTTTTTAAGCGAAAACCCAAAAGTTATTATCAAAATATCCGGACATACCGATAATGTAGGTTCAGATTCGTTTAATCTCAAGCTTTCTGAAGACAGAGCCGCAGCCGTTAAAAACTATCTAAGAGAAAACGGTATACCTCTGGGCAGAATAGAAAGCAAAGGTTACGGTAAAAATAAGCCTGTGGCTACAAATGATACTGAGGAAGGAAGACAAATGAACAGAAGAGTTGAGTTTACCATACTAAATAAATAA
- a CDS encoding pesticidal protein Cry22Aa, whose protein sequence is MTYFEIILVIFMLLMAITSIFVIIRLIRGPHLADRVTAFDVLTCMVIGFLGVFSMVSNNKAYIDVVLILSLVVFIGAIAFSFYINKGSGDDSSR, encoded by the coding sequence ATGACCTATTTTGAAATCATACTTGTTATTTTCATGTTGCTAATGGCGATTACCTCTATTTTTGTAATAATACGACTCATTAGAGGTCCTCATCTTGCAGACAGAGTAACTGCATTTGATGTTCTAACTTGTATGGTAATCGGCTTTTTAGGTGTCTTCTCAATGGTTTCAAATAATAAAGCTTATATAGATGTAGTTTTAATTTTGTCTTTGGTTGTCTTTATCGGTGCCATAGCTTTCTCATTTTATATCAACAAAGGATCCGGAGATGATAGTAGTCGCTGA
- a CDS encoding DUF962 domain-containing protein, which produces MGEEKKYKSFWEFYPYYLTEHSDSVCRELHFTGTLLFFVLLFSAFIFSNYWLLILLPFVGYGFAWVGHFFFEKNKPATFTYPLYSLGSDFVMFWHTLNGQIDEELKKADKKINNKAS; this is translated from the coding sequence ATGGGTGAAGAAAAAAAATATAAAAGTTTTTGGGAATTCTACCCCTATTACCTTACGGAACATTCAGATTCTGTTTGCAGGGAACTTCATTTTACAGGCACTTTGCTGTTTTTTGTGCTTTTGTTTTCTGCATTTATTTTTTCCAATTACTGGCTTTTGATATTACTGCCTTTTGTAGGTTACGGCTTTGCCTGGGTCGGTCACTTTTTCTTTGAAAAAAATAAACCTGCAACTTTTACTTATCCACTTTACAGCCTGGGATCCGACTTTGTTATGTTTTGGCATACTCTTAACGGACAAATAGATGAAGAATTAAAAAAAGCCGATAAAAAAATTAATAATAAAGCATCATAA
- a CDS encoding DUF4412 domain-containing protein, protein MRNLFRLIIISTVFTLFQFAQPSQAYGFEGVFNMNIKHSDDKTPKSLHDLTFYLKDTRGKLEMKNEQGVVAASVIWNTAKDEIMILTDQDGQKMALKASFSMWNMMQDQLVSMADYDMPGDEEDFKWRKTNERKIIDGVNCVKHIGESDEYKMEAWVTSEMRFPQEALAPFINSMPALANFQGLDDGFMKQARVIGKKDNTVLDINNSVKREEVAEDKLSTPRGYMVMDIGRMLQQMSEMDEETSKRFFEQMFQGR, encoded by the coding sequence ATGAGAAATCTTTTCCGCTTAATAATAATAAGTACAGTATTTACTTTATTTCAGTTTGCCCAACCTTCTCAGGCCTATGGTTTTGAAGGAGTTTTTAATATGAATATTAAACATTCGGATGATAAAACACCGAAAAGTCTTCATGATTTGACCTTTTATTTAAAAGACACTCGCGGTAAACTCGAAATGAAAAATGAACAAGGTGTTGTTGCAGCATCTGTGATTTGGAATACAGCAAAAGATGAAATCATGATACTGACAGATCAGGATGGTCAGAAAATGGCGTTAAAGGCCAGCTTTTCTATGTGGAATATGATGCAGGATCAGTTAGTTTCAATGGCGGATTATGATATGCCGGGAGACGAAGAGGATTTTAAATGGCGCAAAACCAACGAAAGAAAGATCATAGATGGTGTCAATTGTGTAAAGCATATTGGTGAAAGTGATGAGTATAAAATGGAAGCATGGGTCACTTCTGAAATGAGGTTTCCTCAGGAAGCACTTGCACCCTTTATAAATTCAATGCCGGCACTTGCAAACTTTCAGGGTTTGGATGATGGTTTTATGAAACAAGCCAGAGTAATTGGAAAAAAAGACAATACTGTTTTAGACATTAACAATTCTGTTAAGAGAGAGGAAGTTGCTGAAGATAAATTAAGTACACCAAGAGGTTATATGGTGATGGATATCGGCAGAATGTTACAACAAATGTCTGAGATGGATGAGGAAACCAGCAAGAGGTTCTTTGAACAAATGTTTCAGGGTAGATAA
- a CDS encoding Na+/H+ antiporter subunit D, whose product MDYIVLLTTLFLPLLTAISCLIFWGKPNVQNYISTVGSILTFASAILLFHQVTIHDYVVVGLGGWQFPFGILFAADYFSVILILTSTLLSACAVMYASSAMDENRKSYGFFALWHFLIFGIIGAFLTTDIFNLYVWFEIMLISSFVLLALGGKRDQLEGAIKYVTLNFIASAIFLAGVGTIYSITGSLNFADLHQKAINIDAPGRLSLAGVFFFVSFGIKAAVFPLFFWLPASYHTPPIAISAIFAGLLTKVGIYAMVRVFTLIFTHDPIFTKTIILTISGLTMVVGVLGAAVQFEFRRLLSFHIISQIGYMLMGLAIFTPLAFTGVVFFIVHNILVKSSLFLVAGIVYKYNNTYDLKKLGGFYLKNPWLSIVFFILAMSLAGLPPFSGFWGKFILVKAGLEAEQYFIIAVSLGVSLFTLYSMTKIWNEVFWKKLPVFKNKIDETEEPLVTMPVNGLTKMWVPLIILTVVVLFIGLYAEPLYQVSAKAAEQISNPAIYFENVTKPAN is encoded by the coding sequence ATGGATTATATAGTTTTATTAACAACATTATTCCTGCCCTTATTAACAGCTATCAGTTGTTTAATTTTTTGGGGCAAGCCCAATGTTCAGAATTACATTTCAACAGTCGGAAGTATACTTACTTTTGCTTCTGCAATTCTTCTGTTTCATCAGGTCACTATCCATGATTATGTAGTAGTAGGCTTGGGGGGGTGGCAGTTTCCCTTTGGAATTCTCTTTGCCGCAGATTACTTCAGTGTAATTTTAATCCTTACCTCGACGCTCTTAAGCGCCTGTGCGGTTATGTATGCATCTTCCGCTATGGATGAAAACCGGAAAAGCTACGGATTTTTTGCTTTGTGGCACTTTCTCATATTTGGTATCATTGGAGCATTTTTAACTACAGACATTTTTAACCTTTATGTATGGTTTGAAATCATGCTGATTTCTTCTTTTGTCTTATTGGCTTTGGGTGGAAAAAGAGACCAGCTGGAAGGAGCCATTAAGTATGTAACCTTAAACTTTATAGCTTCTGCTATTTTTTTGGCAGGAGTTGGAACCATATACAGCATCACCGGAAGTTTAAATTTTGCAGATTTACACCAAAAGGCTATAAATATAGATGCTCCGGGAAGGCTTTCATTAGCCGGAGTTTTCTTTTTTGTGTCCTTTGGAATTAAAGCTGCGGTCTTCCCTCTGTTCTTTTGGCTTCCTGCATCCTATCACACCCCGCCGATAGCAATTTCAGCAATTTTTGCAGGTTTATTAACAAAAGTAGGCATCTATGCGATGGTTAGAGTATTTACTCTGATTTTTACGCATGACCCGATTTTTACGAAAACAATCATTTTGACCATAAGTGGCTTAACTATGGTTGTCGGGGTACTGGGAGCCGCAGTACAGTTTGAATTCAGGCGTTTACTATCCTTTCATATAATTAGTCAGATTGGGTACATGCTCATGGGTTTAGCCATTTTTACCCCTTTGGCTTTTACGGGGGTTGTTTTTTTTATTGTTCACAACATTTTGGTAAAGTCTTCACTTTTTTTAGTTGCCGGGATAGTTTATAAATACAATAATACCTATGACTTAAAAAAGCTGGGTGGCTTTTATTTAAAAAACCCATGGCTGTCCATCGTCTTTTTTATATTGGCTATGTCATTAGCCGGATTACCGCCTTTTTCAGGGTTTTGGGGAAAGTTTATTCTGGTTAAGGCCGGACTTGAAGCTGAACAATACTTTATAATTGCTGTATCTTTAGGTGTATCTTTGTTTACCCTTTATTCCATGACAAAAATATGGAATGAAGTCTTCTGGAAGAAGTTGCCTGTATTTAAGAACAAAATAGATGAAACAGAAGAACCGTTAGTCACTATGCCTGTAAACGGATTGACTAAAATGTGGGTACCGCTGATTATTTTAACTGTTGTTGTTTTATTTATCGGACTATATGCTGAACCATTGTATCAGGTATCTGCAAAAGCAGCTGAACAAATTTCGAATCCGGCTATTTATTTTGAAAATGTAACTAAACCTGCAAACTAA
- a CDS encoding type IX secretion system membrane protein PorP/SprF: protein MKKVFSVLFFSFLFFSLRSQDLHFSQAINTPVFTNPAFTGLYDGEVRVGLIYRDQWQSISGFRTFGAATDLRIIGAQRGNRFFWSGIGLYVLTDQGGGGLLNTTKVGASLGLHFSASDNTLISLGFQAGNTQRSVNFSDLTFSTQSTGNGFDPGIQSLEPPQGFTNISYLEYNAGINLRQVIQNDQFAFNIGGSVFRFNNPTESFYSDFEGKEISERQFGFNGLLGFEISPTENFDIIPFFMYRQQDMYSQILGMLIFQIHIQNFILAPGSAYRHEDAVIPYMGFYYRNAKLGISYDINISELSTASNMQGGPEISLSYTANLEDFGINTRRSGIRQVPCPKW, encoded by the coding sequence ATGAAAAAGGTATTTTCTGTTCTATTTTTTTCCTTTTTGTTTTTTAGTTTACGTTCGCAGGACTTACACTTTAGTCAGGCAATAAATACACCCGTTTTTACGAATCCTGCCTTTACGGGTCTTTACGATGGAGAAGTAAGGGTTGGGTTAATTTACCGTGACCAATGGCAAAGCATATCGGGTTTTAGAACATTTGGGGCAGCTACAGACCTTAGAATAATTGGTGCTCAAAGAGGCAATCGTTTCTTTTGGTCGGGGATTGGCTTGTATGTATTAACAGATCAGGGAGGAGGAGGACTTTTAAATACAACAAAGGTTGGAGCTAGCTTAGGGCTTCACTTTAGTGCTTCCGACAATACTTTAATAAGTCTGGGTTTTCAGGCAGGAAATACTCAGCGGAGTGTTAACTTCAGTGATTTGACATTTAGCACACAATCAACAGGTAATGGCTTTGATCCGGGGATTCAGTCACTGGAACCGCCACAGGGGTTTACCAATATTTCTTATTTAGAGTATAATGCCGGGATTAACCTAAGGCAGGTTATTCAAAATGATCAATTTGCTTTTAATATCGGAGGGTCTGTGTTCAGGTTTAATAATCCAACTGAATCTTTTTATTCGGATTTTGAAGGAAAGGAAATCAGTGAAAGGCAATTCGGTTTTAACGGACTTTTAGGATTCGAAATCAGCCCTACAGAAAATTTTGATATAATTCCTTTTTTCATGTACAGACAACAAGATATGTACAGTCAAATTTTAGGGATGCTAATTTTTCAAATTCATATTCAAAATTTTATACTTGCTCCGGGAAGCGCTTACAGACATGAAGATGCTGTAATACCTTATATGGGTTTCTATTATAGAAATGCTAAGCTCGGTATTAGTTATGATATAAATATTTCAGAGCTTTCAACGGCTAGTAATATGCAGGGAGGTCCCGAAATTTCACTTTCCTATACAGCAAATCTCGAAGATTTTGGGATAAATACGCGCCGTTCCGGAATCAGACAGGTGCCATGCCCTAAATGGTAG
- a CDS encoding monovalent cation/H(+) antiporter subunit G has translation MIVVAEILILLLVLIGVGFISIAGLGILTMPDTYTRMSVVTKAVTMGVGAIMTAVVIHFNDTIIMLKVFGLILFLLFSLSVAAHVIGLTAYRDGAKLWNQTFHDDFDNDMKKIKSIERDKEKEIERQKEIEKEKNK, from the coding sequence ATGATAGTAGTCGCTGAAATTTTAATTCTTTTACTGGTACTAATCGGTGTTGGCTTTATTTCTATTGCCGGACTTGGAATTCTTACTATGCCGGATACTTATACACGCATGTCTGTTGTGACTAAAGCCGTTACTATGGGTGTTGGGGCGATTATGACAGCAGTGGTGATACATTTTAATGATACCATTATCATGCTAAAAGTCTTCGGACTGATACTCTTTCTTTTATTCTCGCTTTCCGTCGCTGCTCATGTTATTGGATTAACTGCATATAGAGATGGGGCAAAACTCTGGAATCAAACATTCCATGATGATTTCGATAACGACATGAAAAAAATAAAATCAATAGAAAGAGATAAAGAAAAAGAAATAGAGAGACAGAAGGAAATAGAAAAAGAGAAAAATAAATAA